The Aythya fuligula isolate bAytFul2 chromosome 1, bAytFul2.pri, whole genome shotgun sequence nucleotide sequence CTCTGCGTTAATGCAGGGCCTCACGGGGCCGGCTCGGCTGAGGGAGGCTCTAAAAAGGCTGTTTAAGGGCTGTTTGCTGCTTTGCAGCCTTTATATGCCTTCTATATATCTTTATGTGCCTTTATGTGGTGCGTATGTGGGTGTATATCCTATAATATAACGTCTGTGTATGTCAGCTTATCGCCCTGATAATATATATACCACATATATGTGCACAAATATCTACTATTAATAATACAGAATtgataattggaaaaaaaaatccccaaacaacCTACTTTTGTCATACTTGTTGAAATGAGCTACCGATATCAACGATCTAACTCCAGTTATCGCCCCATAAGCCCATCTCTCtacagaatcacctaggttggaagagacctcaagatcatcgagtccaacctctgacctaacgctagcagtccccactaaaccatatcactcaGTTCTAgatctaaatgtcttttaaagacctccagggatggtgactccaccacttccctgggcagcccatcccaatgcctcacaaccctttccatgaaaaagtttttcccaatacccaacctaaacctcccctggcgcaactttagcccattccccctcatcctgtcaccgCACTGTGTCTCTTCTATGCAACAATTAATTATTGAACTCCTCGGTTTAATGCTTTCTGACTCGTTTCAGGTTGCTGTGCTCGCTGCTGGTGCCGGCGTTGTTTCTGAGCGGCGCTCTGTGCCTGTGCGTGgcggtgctgctgtggggcgCGCGGCTCTGGCTGCAGGCGAGGAAGCGGCGGCTCGGCCCGGCGGGGAGGGACGGGCAGCGGCCCGTGCTGGTGGGGTTTTTTCACCCCTACTGCAACgcaggaggtggaggggagAGGGTCTTGTGGTGTGCCGTAAGGACGCTCCAGAAAAAGTAAGCACACGTCTGTCAAATACCACGTTTCACGCTCAGCTTCTTGAGGTGTTCTTTATGcaaattgtgttgtttttgcatatttaaatgGGTATCGTTAATGTACGGGCcctaaaggttttttttagatctcTGTTTCACCTGGTTGCACCTTCTGGCTTCAGCACTCTGCCTAGATTTTATTCTGTCCTCTGtcttctgcacagctgcagcacctgTCACTTCTTTCCTCCTAGGCCAAACCCCTCCTCTTGCATCGTTTTTTTTGGTACCAGTATGGGACTTTTAGGGACACATCAGTTACCTGTACACAGGTTCTAGTTTTGATACTCACCTCTTGTTGCAAGAGACAAAGTTAATATCTGAAGTGGATATTAGCACGGACACAACCCCTGGCTTTGCACAGCCTTCTGAATTTTGCAGccttctgcattttgttcatGCTGTACTCTAGATGGACATCTCCTAACATAGCGCAAGGCACTCTTAAGTCTGATATTGATTAATACTGAGCTCCTTTATCTTGtactctaaaaaaaaaccacagtcTTCATCCATCATGCTTTACTgtagatcagaaaaaaataaaatagaaatataaggGAAAGAATTCATAGAATCAATTTAGTTAAATCAAAATCATTTCAGAGCTAGGCCAGATGTTTGTTTTGTGCATACTTTCGTATTAATTTTGAATGAATAATGTTTTAGTTCCATGTTACAAAATTTGATGAGAACTtgtgaaattctttttctttactcttaCAGGTACAAAAACATAACGTGTGTTGTTTACACTGGTGACAGAGATGCCACTGCAGAAGAAATAGTAGAAGGTGCTTTCAGAAGATTCAACATTAAATTAACTCATCCCGTGAAGTTTGTGTTTCTAGAAAAACGCTACCTCGTGGAAGCTTCTCTTTATCCTCACTTCACTTTGCTGGGACAAAGCTTGGGCTCTGTGTTCCTTGGCTGGGAAGCTCTTCTGAAGTGCGTTCCTGACATTTATATTGACTCGATGGGTTACGCCTTCACGCTCCCCCTCTTTAAGTATTTAGGAGGCTGTCGCGTCGGGTGTTACGTGCACTATCCCACCATCAGCACCGATATGCTGTCGGTGGTCAGGAACCAGGACACGAGGTTTAACAACGCAGCCTTCATCACAAACAACCCGCTCATCAGCAGATTCAAACTCGTCTACTACTACTTGTTCGCGTTCTTGTATGGGCTGGTGGGTTCCTGCAGCGACGTGGTTATGGTTAATTCCTCCTGGACGCTCAACCACATCCTTTCCATCTGGAGAACTGGGGCTTGCACGAGCGTGGTGTATCCGCCGTGCGACGTTCAGACCTTCCTGGATATTCctctggaagaggaaaagagcacTGCTGAATGTTCCATCGTCTCCGTCAGCCAGTTCAGGCCTGAGAAAGATCATCCTCTGCAAATCAGAGCCTTCGCCAagctgctgaaagagaagagacCGGGGCAGCAGCCATCACTCAAGCTTATTTTAATCGGAGGCTGCCGTAACCAGCAAGATGAGGAGCGTGTAAATAACCTGAAACGTCTCTGTGAAGAGCTGGGGGTTAGTGCCAACGTGATGTTCAGAGTAAACATTCCCTTCGAAGAGTTAAAGAAACACCTGGCCGAGGCCACCATCGGCCTGCACACCATGTGGAACGAGCACTTTGGGATCGGTCAGTATCTCTGCTCATTTTTCAGCTGCTTGTCTTAGAGGTTAGAACACAGCTGGGGAGGGTTTCACCGTGTGGCTAAGACTCTTTGGGGTAGTGTCTGAGCACGGAGGCGTGCACAGCAAGCAGCTGCCCAAGGCCCTGGTGGTGATCTTGCAGAGGTAGAGCTGTCTGTACCCTGCGGCGCCTCAGAAGGCTGTAGCAACTGCTACAGAATAGAAATAATGATTTCTGAGATTTGAGCCCCCATAAAAGCttatcccccccaaaaaaaagcgATACGGTTGCACTGTGCTTTTGAATTTCAGCACGATTTGACAATAATCTCCAATGGATTTATACCTTTATGAAATCTGAAACTTTAGAGCATAATCTACAATGGGTAATATTTGAGCTAGTGGaacttaataaaaatcaaatcagcaCTGAGAACAATCAGTAATTAAAGTGATTGAGCTCTTACTTGGAACCACAGAGGAAGGATTGATGTATATATTGTGTGCTATTCCTATCTTGCTGCTTCTAACTGAGCAAAACTTTCTGTCAAATAGCCATCTCATTAAAGTTTCTACCATTAAGAATACAAACGCTGTGATAATTTGGCAGGACAAACGTGCAAATCTTGTCAGAAGCTGTAAAGATGTGTTTATTTGCAAAACATTGAGCTTCTGCTTGAATATCATCCAACTGATACGAGTCCAATCAGCCTTTCTCTCAGATTATCTTTCTAAATCTTAAAAACATTCAATCTGACTGAGAAAATGAATGCAGCTACGTTCAGCtctgttttgtaattattttttgcgGCTGCCACTAAGCCACAAAAGCAGGTTTGTTTTCAGTCCAGCTTTGCAGTGTTCTGCCACAGAACTACTTTCTGTCCTCATCTTTACATTCATTTTGGGATCTAGCTCTTTATCACCATATAATGTATCTCTTATAGATCACGTGTGCTACAAGAACCCCAAATTAACCAGTTACATCTGATTTCTAGTTTCAATTTTATGTTTAAGGGAAACTTATTTCAGTTACATTTACGCCATATTTTTCAAACTGATGTAAAACTCCAGCCTGTAGTAACTTCTAGGAGAGTTTTATTGCAGTTTTAAATTTGCAGTGCACAGTCAGAAGCTGAAGTCTGTGATGTCCCCATTCACATCGGCATGTTTTGTATCTTTCACAGGAGTGGTTGAATGCATGGCAGCTGGCACAGTTATCCTGGCTCACAATTCTGGAGGCCCCAAATTAGATATTGTGGTACCCTATGAAGGACGTATTACAGGCTTCCTAGCAGAAAACGAGGACAATTACGCTGAGAAAATGGCTTATATCCTTTCTTTGGCTCCTGAAAAAAGGTTGGAGATCAGAGAAAATGCTCGCCGCTCTGTGTACAGGTTTTCTGACCGGCATTTTGAAGAGACATTCCTACTATCTGTGGAGccattgtttaaataaatgtgcGTGAATAAAAATGCGTATGAGTAAAACTGTCTTTTTATATTTGACCAGGTATGACCTGTACATGTAAATATACGTAATTTATGATTCCTGGGTCCCATTCaataaagagtttttttttctttctgtcaggaTATCTGCTTTATGTAATAGAAATCTTTTGCTGGGAAATACTTCACTGGGAAAtaaatgcatctgaaaatgtTGTGTTGACTCTGTGACAGTACGCTGTCATGTGTACAGTACAGTGAGCTGCAAAACCTTCTGAATTCACAGTGCTTTTCTGGGTAACAGAGCTACATCtataaaatcttttaatattttgttttcagtgagtCTCTACACATTTCATGATGCTTTACCTACTTTTaaatcaatgtttttgtttgattgctttTGTACccagaagtttttgtttttttttctagcagttAATTAGCTGGTTCTCAAATGGGCTTGAATGAGATTTCATCACCTACAGCGATTCCTCTAGATCAGTCCTATGgtatttgcttgcttgcttttttgctACACATAATAATTGCACTTGTCTATCCTCCTCACATTAGCTATTACCTTGTGTCCTTTTACAGTAGgataaatgatatttttctagCCCtattctgaagttttctgttcCTTGGGAATAGAAGGGTCTAGATTAGAGAACACAATTAGATGGTATGCAAATAAGAACTTTGAAGCTCTAAGCTACTGCTCattataaaagagaagaaagtaaacatattaaaaacatctgCTTTCACAGCAAAAGTGGAGACTTTGAGCCATCACAGCAGTATTTTATGTTGCATAGCAAACTAAGAAGTGCAGAACGCTACTGAAATCActtcagaatgtgttttttttcccctttatttaaACTTCATCTGAAT carries:
- the ALG11 gene encoding GDP-Man:Man(3)GlcNAc(2)-PP-Dol alpha-1,2-mannosyltransferase translates to MVAGGTGRLLCSLLVPALFLSGALCLCVAVLLWGARLWLQARKRRLGPAGRDGQRPVLVGFFHPYCNAGGGGERVLWCAVRTLQKKYKNITCVVYTGDRDATAEEIVEGAFRRFNIKLTHPVKFVFLEKRYLVEASLYPHFTLLGQSLGSVFLGWEALLKCVPDIYIDSMGYAFTLPLFKYLGGCRVGCYVHYPTISTDMLSVVRNQDTRFNNAAFITNNPLISRFKLVYYYLFAFLYGLVGSCSDVVMVNSSWTLNHILSIWRTGACTSVVYPPCDVQTFLDIPLEEEKSTAECSIVSVSQFRPEKDHPLQIRAFAKLLKEKRPGQQPSLKLILIGGCRNQQDEERVNNLKRLCEELGVSANVMFRVNIPFEELKKHLAEATIGLHTMWNEHFGIGVVECMAAGTVILAHNSGGPKLDIVVPYEGRITGFLAENEDNYAEKMAYILSLAPEKRLEIRENARRSVYRFSDRHFEETFLLSVEPLFK